From a single Anomaloglossus baeobatrachus isolate aAnoBae1 chromosome 4, aAnoBae1.hap1, whole genome shotgun sequence genomic region:
- the LOC142302621 gene encoding histone H3 — protein MARTKQTARKSTGGKAPRKQLATKAARKSAPATGGVKKPHRYRPGTVALREIRRYQKSTELLIRKLPFQRLVREIAQDFKTDLRFQSSAVMALQEASEAYLVGLFEDTNLCAIHAKRVTIMPKDIQLARRIRGERA, from the coding sequence ATGGCCAGAACTAAGCAGACCGCCCGTAAATCCACCGGAGGGAAAGCTCCCCGCAAGCAGCTGGCCACTAAGGCCGCCAGGAAGAGCGCTCCCGCCACCGGCGGAGTGAAGAAGCCGCATCGCTACCGGCCGGGGACAGTCGCTCTCCGGGAGATCCGCCGCTACCAGAAATCCACCGAGCTGCTGATCCGGAAGCTTCCCTTCCAGCGCCTGGTGAGAGAGATCGCCCAGGACTTCAAGACCGATCTGCGCTTCCAGAGCTCGGCCGTCATGGCCCTGCAGGAGGCCAGCGAGGCTTATCTGGTGGGGCTGTTCGAGGACACCAACCTGTGCGCCATCCACGCCAAGAGGGTCACCATCATGCCCAAAGACATCCAGCTGGCCCGCCGCATCCGCGGGGAGAGGGCGTAG